One segment of Podarcis muralis chromosome 17, rPodMur119.hap1.1, whole genome shotgun sequence DNA contains the following:
- the VLDLR gene encoding very low-density lipoprotein receptor isoform X2 produces MGALPGWALVWLPLLLASARLPAARGTRVTCDDSQFQCHNGRCITLLWRCDGDPDCTDGSDELSCVKKTCAASDFVCLSGQCIPNRWQCDGDPDCEDASDERSELCYTRKCDIGEVSCGPQSSRCIPVSWKCDGESDCDAAEDEDDCANITCNPEEFTCSNGQCISKDFACNGHEDCSDGSDEVGCAAPTCRVGEFQCKSESDTCIPVNWVCDGEPDCTDWSDESSEQCGHQPVRTVKCGESEMLCDSGDECFHKKWRCDGDTDCKDGSDEINCSFQTCRPDQFRCEDGNCVHGTRQCNGVRDCIDGSDEVNCQVANQCTGPGKFRCRSGECIESSKVCNQKQDCKDWSDEPLKECNVNECLVNNGGCSHICRDLVIGYECDCPAGFELIDRKTCGDIDECLNPGICSQICINTKLGYKCECSRGYRMDPQTLVCKAIGGEPSLLFTNRWNIRQFALERQDYTQLIGDLRNVVALDADMAEHAIFWADIGPNALLSTSITSNNKPLQHRRIIENVQNPAGIAFDWIYKNIYWTDSSLKSISVASLNGAKRKVLFNTDLKEPASLAVDPLTGFMYWSDWGEPAKIEKAGMNGLDRQQLVTTDIERPNGIALDRVKNRLYWVDSKLHKLSSVDLNGHDRRIVLESHEFLAHPLALTIFEDTIYWTDGENEAVYGANKFTGAELETVVNNLYDARDIIVYHELVQQPGKNWCEDENMTNGGCEYLCLPAPQINDRSPKYTCICPDGDTLQDNGLRCRGQNLSSPVSEELSSSRSSSAAWAILPVLLLTMAAAGSYFMWRNWQHNNMKSMNFDNPVYLKTTEEDLSIDIGRHSASVGHTYPAISVVSTDDDLS; encoded by the exons TGAAGAAGACGTGTGCCGCATCCGATTTCGTGTGCCTAAGTGGGCAGTGTATACCGAACCGATGGCAGTGCGATGGGGACCCCGATTGTGAAGATGCGTCGGACGAGCGATCTGAACTTTGCT ACACAAGGAAGTGTGATATAGGGGAAGTCAGCTGTGGCCCTCAGTCAAGTCGCTGCATCCCCGTGTCCTGGAAATGCGATGGAGAGAGCGACTGCGATGCTGCTGAGGACGAAGACGATTGTG CCAACATAACTTGCAACCCGGAAGAGTTCACGTGTTCCAACGGCCAGTGCATCTCCAAAGACTTCGCTTGCAACGGGCACGAAGACTGCAGCGACGGGAGCGACGAGGTCGGCTGCGCGGCGCCCACTTGTCGGGTCGGCGAGTTCCAGTGCAAAAGCGAGAGCGACACTTGCATCCCAGTGAACTGGGTGTGCGATGGCGAACCAGACTGTACCGACTGGTCGGACGAGTCTTCGGAGCAGTGCGGCCACCAGCCGGTCCGGACCGTGAAATGCGGGGAGAGCGAAATGCTTTGTGACTCGGGAGACGAGTGCTTCCACAAGAAGTGGCGCTGCGACGGCGACACGGACTGCAAAGACGGCAGCGATGAGATCAACTGCT ctttccAGACATGCAGACCCGACCAGTTCAGATGTGAGGATGGGAACTGCGTCCATGGAACCAGGCAGTGCAACGGTGTGAGGGACTGCATAGATGGATCCGATGAAGTGAACTGCCAAGTAG CGAATCAGTGCACCGGACCTGGCAAGTTCAGGTGCAGAAGTGGCGAGTGCATCGAGTCCAGCAAAGTTTGCAATCAGAAGCAGGACTGCAAAGACTGGAGTGACGAACCTCTCAAAGAATGCA ACGTCAACGAGTGCCTCGTGAACAACGGAGGCTGCTCTCATATCTGCAGGGACCTGGTTATAGGCTATGAATGTGATTGTCCTGCTGGTTTTGAGTTGATAGACAGAAAAACATGCGGAG ACATTGATGAATGCCTGAACCCAGGTATCTGCAGCCAAATCTGCATCAATACAAAGTTGGGGTACAAATGCGAATGTAGCCGGGGCTACCGGATGGACCCACAAACTCTAGTATGTAAGGCAATTG GTGGAGAACCAAGCCTGCTTTTTACGAATCGCTGGAACATCAGGCAGTTTGCCCTGGAAAGGCAGGACTATACCCAGCTCATTGGAGACTTGAGGAACGTGGTGGCTTTGGATGCGGACATGGCTGAGCATGCCATCTTTTGGGCGGACATTGGCCCAAATGCTCTCCTCAG CACCTCAATCACTTCTAATAACAAGCCACTACAGCACCGCCGGATCATAGAGAATGTGCAGAATCCTGCAGGAATTGCTTTTGACTGGATATACAAGAACATCTACTGGACGGATTCTTCTCTCAAGTCCATTTCTGTGGCCAGCCTGAACGGTGCTAAAAGGAAGGTCCTCTTCAACACGGACTTAAAAGAGCCCGCCTCTCTTGCTGTGGATCCCCTTACTGG CTTCATGTATTGGTCTGATTGGGGTGAACCAGCCAAAATTGAGAAAGCAGGGATGAATGGACTTGACAGGCAACAACTTGTGACAACAGATATTGAGAGGCCTAATGGGATTGCACTAG atcgtGTGAAGAATCGTCTCTACTGGGTTGATTCTAAGCTGCACAAGCTGTCCAGTGTCGATCTGAATGGGCACGACCGAAGGATCGTGTTGGAATCCCATGAATTCCTTGCTCATCCCCTTGCGCTGACGATATTTGAG gacaccATTTACTGGACTGATGGTGAAAACGAAGCTGTGTACGGTGCGAATAAGTTTACGGGCGCTGAGCTGGAAACCGTAGTCAACAACTTGTATGATGCTCGGGACATCATTGTGTATCATGAACTTGTACAGCAACCAG GAAAGAACTGGTGTGAAGATGAGAACATGACAAACGGAGGCTGCGAATATCTGTGCTTGCCTGCTCCCCAGATCAATGACCGTTCGCCAAAGTATACTTGCATTTGTCCCGATGGCGACACGTTGCAAGATAACGGCTTACGATGCAGAG GACAAAATCTAAGCAGTCCGGTTTCAGAAGAGCTTTCTTCATCCAGAAGTTCTTCAGCAGCATGGGCCATTCTTCCCGTAT TGTTGTTGACCATGGCGGCGGCAGGCAGCTACTTCATGTGGCGCAACTGGCAACACAATAACATGAAAAGCATGAATTTTGACAATCCAGTGTACTTGAAAACGACGGAAGAAGACCTCTCTATAGACATCGGAAGACACAGCGCTTCAGTGGGCCACACGTATCCAGCT ATATCAGTCGTCAGCACAGACGATGACTTGTCATGA
- the VLDLR gene encoding very low-density lipoprotein receptor isoform X1 yields MGALPGWALVWLPLLLASARLPAARGTRVTCDDSQFQCHNGRCITLLWRCDGDPDCTDGSDELSCVKKTCAASDFVCLSGQCIPNRWQCDGDPDCEDASDERSELCYTRKCDIGEVSCGPQSSRCIPVSWKCDGESDCDAAEDEDDCANITCNPEEFTCSNGQCISKDFACNGHEDCSDGSDEVGCAAPTCRVGEFQCKSESDTCIPVNWVCDGEPDCTDWSDESSEQCGHQPVRTVKCGESEMLCDSGDECFHKKWRCDGDTDCKDGSDEINCSFQTCRPDQFRCEDGNCVHGTRQCNGVRDCIDGSDEVNCQVANQCTGPGKFRCRSGECIESSKVCNQKQDCKDWSDEPLKECNVNECLVNNGGCSHICRDLVIGYECDCPAGFELIDRKTCGDIDECLNPGICSQICINTKLGYKCECSRGYRMDPQTLVCKAIGGEPSLLFTNRWNIRQFALERQDYTQLIGDLRNVVALDADMAEHAIFWADIGPNALLSTSITSNNKPLQHRRIIENVQNPAGIAFDWIYKNIYWTDSSLKSISVASLNGAKRKVLFNTDLKEPASLAVDPLTGFMYWSDWGEPAKIEKAGMNGLDRQQLVTTDIERPNGIALDRVKNRLYWVDSKLHKLSSVDLNGHDRRIVLESHEFLAHPLALTIFEDTIYWTDGENEAVYGANKFTGAELETVVNNLYDARDIIVYHELVQQPGKNWCEDENMTNGGCEYLCLPAPQINDRSPKYTCICPDGDTLQDNGLRCRGTGAAEAKENSRTEKPPGPLSGGQNLSSPVSEELSSSRSSSAAWAILPVLLLTMAAAGSYFMWRNWQHNNMKSMNFDNPVYLKTTEEDLSIDIGRHSASVGHTYPAISVVSTDDDLS; encoded by the exons TGAAGAAGACGTGTGCCGCATCCGATTTCGTGTGCCTAAGTGGGCAGTGTATACCGAACCGATGGCAGTGCGATGGGGACCCCGATTGTGAAGATGCGTCGGACGAGCGATCTGAACTTTGCT ACACAAGGAAGTGTGATATAGGGGAAGTCAGCTGTGGCCCTCAGTCAAGTCGCTGCATCCCCGTGTCCTGGAAATGCGATGGAGAGAGCGACTGCGATGCTGCTGAGGACGAAGACGATTGTG CCAACATAACTTGCAACCCGGAAGAGTTCACGTGTTCCAACGGCCAGTGCATCTCCAAAGACTTCGCTTGCAACGGGCACGAAGACTGCAGCGACGGGAGCGACGAGGTCGGCTGCGCGGCGCCCACTTGTCGGGTCGGCGAGTTCCAGTGCAAAAGCGAGAGCGACACTTGCATCCCAGTGAACTGGGTGTGCGATGGCGAACCAGACTGTACCGACTGGTCGGACGAGTCTTCGGAGCAGTGCGGCCACCAGCCGGTCCGGACCGTGAAATGCGGGGAGAGCGAAATGCTTTGTGACTCGGGAGACGAGTGCTTCCACAAGAAGTGGCGCTGCGACGGCGACACGGACTGCAAAGACGGCAGCGATGAGATCAACTGCT ctttccAGACATGCAGACCCGACCAGTTCAGATGTGAGGATGGGAACTGCGTCCATGGAACCAGGCAGTGCAACGGTGTGAGGGACTGCATAGATGGATCCGATGAAGTGAACTGCCAAGTAG CGAATCAGTGCACCGGACCTGGCAAGTTCAGGTGCAGAAGTGGCGAGTGCATCGAGTCCAGCAAAGTTTGCAATCAGAAGCAGGACTGCAAAGACTGGAGTGACGAACCTCTCAAAGAATGCA ACGTCAACGAGTGCCTCGTGAACAACGGAGGCTGCTCTCATATCTGCAGGGACCTGGTTATAGGCTATGAATGTGATTGTCCTGCTGGTTTTGAGTTGATAGACAGAAAAACATGCGGAG ACATTGATGAATGCCTGAACCCAGGTATCTGCAGCCAAATCTGCATCAATACAAAGTTGGGGTACAAATGCGAATGTAGCCGGGGCTACCGGATGGACCCACAAACTCTAGTATGTAAGGCAATTG GTGGAGAACCAAGCCTGCTTTTTACGAATCGCTGGAACATCAGGCAGTTTGCCCTGGAAAGGCAGGACTATACCCAGCTCATTGGAGACTTGAGGAACGTGGTGGCTTTGGATGCGGACATGGCTGAGCATGCCATCTTTTGGGCGGACATTGGCCCAAATGCTCTCCTCAG CACCTCAATCACTTCTAATAACAAGCCACTACAGCACCGCCGGATCATAGAGAATGTGCAGAATCCTGCAGGAATTGCTTTTGACTGGATATACAAGAACATCTACTGGACGGATTCTTCTCTCAAGTCCATTTCTGTGGCCAGCCTGAACGGTGCTAAAAGGAAGGTCCTCTTCAACACGGACTTAAAAGAGCCCGCCTCTCTTGCTGTGGATCCCCTTACTGG CTTCATGTATTGGTCTGATTGGGGTGAACCAGCCAAAATTGAGAAAGCAGGGATGAATGGACTTGACAGGCAACAACTTGTGACAACAGATATTGAGAGGCCTAATGGGATTGCACTAG atcgtGTGAAGAATCGTCTCTACTGGGTTGATTCTAAGCTGCACAAGCTGTCCAGTGTCGATCTGAATGGGCACGACCGAAGGATCGTGTTGGAATCCCATGAATTCCTTGCTCATCCCCTTGCGCTGACGATATTTGAG gacaccATTTACTGGACTGATGGTGAAAACGAAGCTGTGTACGGTGCGAATAAGTTTACGGGCGCTGAGCTGGAAACCGTAGTCAACAACTTGTATGATGCTCGGGACATCATTGTGTATCATGAACTTGTACAGCAACCAG GAAAGAACTGGTGTGAAGATGAGAACATGACAAACGGAGGCTGCGAATATCTGTGCTTGCCTGCTCCCCAGATCAATGACCGTTCGCCAAAGTATACTTGCATTTGTCCCGATGGCGACACGTTGCAAGATAACGGCTTACGATGCAGAG GTACAGGAGCTGCTGAGGCAAAAGAGAACAGCAGAACAGAAAAACCACCTGGACCACTTTCTGGAG GACAAAATCTAAGCAGTCCGGTTTCAGAAGAGCTTTCTTCATCCAGAAGTTCTTCAGCAGCATGGGCCATTCTTCCCGTAT TGTTGTTGACCATGGCGGCGGCAGGCAGCTACTTCATGTGGCGCAACTGGCAACACAATAACATGAAAAGCATGAATTTTGACAATCCAGTGTACTTGAAAACGACGGAAGAAGACCTCTCTATAGACATCGGAAGACACAGCGCTTCAGTGGGCCACACGTATCCAGCT ATATCAGTCGTCAGCACAGACGATGACTTGTCATGA